The following proteins are co-located in the Fundulus heteroclitus isolate FHET01 unplaced genomic scaffold, MU-UCD_Fhet_4.1 scaffold_78, whole genome shotgun sequence genome:
- the mafaa gene encoding transcription factor MafAa — MATDLAMSAELPNSPLAIEYVNDFDLMKFEVKKEPLEADRFCHRLPSGSLSSTPISTPCSSVPSSPSFCAPSPGAQPNQGLPGGVNGGGNSNNNNSSGNNNHGNAGKPQLEDLYWIPSYQHHINPEALNLTPEDAVEALIGNAHHHHHHHQAYDGFRGQQYVGEDLSAASAAHHHQAHHHHHHHHHGHHTRLEDRFSDEQLVSMTVRELNRQLRGFSKEEVIRLKQKRRTLKNRGYAQSCRFKRVQQRHMLETEKCTLQNQVEQLKQDVARLVKERDLYKEKYEKLASRTYNSGGPANTRDPSGKQAGADFFM; from the coding sequence ATGGCCACCGACCTCGCCATGAGCGCGGAGCTGCCTAACAGCCCTCTGGCCATCGAGTACGTCAACGACTTCGACCTGATGAAGTTCGAGGTGAAGAAGGAGCCGCTGGAGGCCGACCGCTTCTGCCATCGCCTCCCGTCCGGCTCTCTGTCCTCCACCCCGATCAGCACACCCTGCTCCTCCGTGCCTTCCTCGCCCAGCTTCTGCGCTCCGAGTCCGGGCGCGCAGCCTAACCAGGGCCTCCCCGGCGGCGTCAACGGCGGCggcaacagcaacaacaacaacagcagcggCAACAACAATCACGGCAACGCGGGCAAGCCTCAGCTGGAGGACCTGTACTGGATCCCCAGCTACCAGCACCACATCAACCCGGAGGCGCTCAACCTGACCCCGGAGGACGCAGTGGAGGCCCTGATCGGCAACGCgcaccatcaccaccaccaccaccaggcCTACGACGGCTTCCGCGGGCAGCAGTACGTCGGGGAGGACCTATCCGCGGCTTCGGCAGCGCACCACCACCAggcccaccaccaccaccatcaccaccaccacggCCACCACACCCGCCTGGAGGACCGCTTCTCGGACGAGCAGCTGGTGAGCATGACGGTGCGGGAGCTGAACCGGCAGCTGCGGGGCTTCAGCAAGGAGGAGGTGATCCGCCTGAAGCAGAAGCGGCGCACCCTGAAGAACCGCGGCTACGCGCAGTCCTGCCGCTTCAAGCGCGTCCAGCAGCGGCACATGCTGGAGACCGAGAAGTGCACCCTGCAGAACcaggtggagcagctgaagcagGACGTGGCGCGCCTCGTCAAGGAGCGGGATCTGTACAAGGAGAAGTACGAGAAGCTGGCCAGCCGGACCTACAACTCCGGCGGGCCCGCGAACACGAGAGATCCGTCCGGGAAGCAGGCCGGCGCCGATTTCTTCATGTGA